The sequence aaaatgaaagaagaatatattaaaattaataaattatttttatatattactttaaatttatttaaacctctttatataaagattatataataatttaaaaatataaaagtttaattaatttgattcattttttatttttcatgataaaaagagaaaattatttttcttttttttttaaaaaaaattgtaattcttttttttaatctttactTGATATTTCCTAAAACCAAATATTAGGTAAAAGTTTAAAATTCATTGAGTCTGCTGTGGCTACATATATGAAAGAGCATAGAATCAGGTGGGGAAAATTCAATGAAGTCAACTTCCTCACCGTAACTCAGATTTGTTTTGAGAAATATCCTACTGGAGACATAAGCCAAGGAGAGAACCTCAAGCCATTTTTTCTTGTAGGCAGGAGAGCACCTTAAGCCGCAAAATTGTCGGGAATTGTAGCCCTGTAACCTTTTGTATACAAAGAGATGTTCTGGTACCAGCAACTGTAGCAAAATTGGAACGAGAACTGTgtgaaactaaaaaatttaagacCATGTAGCAGGAAAGCTCTGGCTTTAGGTTGTCAACATTTCTGCATCCTGCTCCAGGTCGAACATGCTGATCCCATGGAGATTTTGCAAGGAGGGGCAGCAGAGAACTGGGGAATCAATTATGTCCAGCTAGATAATGCATTTCTATCTTGTTTTAGTCACTGTGAAGATGGTGTTTTCGCTTCCGACATCTATTTACATACCAAGTGGCATGTTTTCTTAGGGCCAAGCCTATCATCATCTTGAGGCTTGCAAGCATGACATAGGTCATTGCAGATAAGAGGAGAATCCCAAAGACCCTCCATCGGAGGGGATTGCAAGGTAGATGAGCAGCATATACAGGAGTCAACACCCGAATGACCTGGAAGATAGCAAAATTTCAGTTTCAACTTCAAACGAACTGATAGAAAACATGATCAATGCAGAGACGTTTTAGATCTGCCAATTCTGGTGAATGTATAGCCATTTGTAAACACCATTTTCTTCTACACAAAGCATATTTCTGACTTCAGTACCTTCGTTCATGAGAAAATTCCTCTTTTGGAATACGAGGGGAGTCTGAATCAGTGGGTAAATAACAAAGAATGCAAAAGGaaaagggggagagagagagagagattagtACTTACCACACAAGCTGGAGCCAAAGGAATAAAAGTGAGGCTTTTCTTCCCACCATCAGTTTGAATATTCAGAGTCTGAGGGAAAATAAAAGGATCAGATATATCCAATATGTAGAGTATCCAGAAGAAAAGGTTAATGGATGTTGTATAGCCGGTACGAACAAGAGCAGTATACATAGATAAGCAACCATGCCACACAGCTAAGAAATCATGATAAATATCATTGGTGGCACCATAATAAGAACCATCATGAAACGAGATCTGGAAAAAGGAAAGTTGCTAAAAATAGACTTAACCTcattgataaatttatcttaCAATTCCCATTTATAGTTGTGTTAGTCACTTGCTTTTCACAAAGCACAGTGAAACAAGATCATGACAAGTATCCTTAACTGCACCATTATAAGAGCACTAACAAGAAACAAGAACTGTGAAAAAGGAGAGATGCTAAAAAATTGATGACTTAAAATAACATTGATAAGTCTACCCTATAATTCCAATTTACAGTTGTTTAATCATCTGCTTTAGGCACATCAtatctgcttcttcttcttcggcATGCATGTAAACTTGAGCACATACAAACTCATCAATCTTTCAAACAGAAACAAGTCAATCTCTGATCTTCACACAAGAAGAATATATACCCATCACTAGGGGTGGACTTTTGTAGGGTGTTTGGGAAAACTTAATGCTTTCTGATTTAAATAATGCTGgagtcattaagttgatttgcTATGCCTTCATagtcattttgaattttatgatgtaatattaacttattttaccaaatatacttaatatgCTTAAGGACTTAagttaaatcattaaattagaTTAAGTCATTaggttgatttaccaaacacgcACTTGAGCCATCCAAGTCAGGCTCAAGAGGGGCATGCTCTGTTTTCCCGGCAACTTATCATCTCACACCCAGCCAATGGTCCCCCCAAcaagtaaatataaataataaactccTAATTGTTATTTACTCTGTCCTTTTCCATTCGAGCAAACAAATGTTAGTAACCATCAAATGTTACACAGGATGCAAGAGTAACTTTGGTAATAAAGAATCAATTatctttagaaaataaaaactaagtaaaataATGGAACCACAATCCAGGAACATGAGAAAGGGCAATGCTTTTACCATAGAAATCAATAGAAAAtttgcaaagaaaaataatactcAATGGCTGGTGAGGTACCTGTTTGCAAAGGTCTTCAAGAAATTCAGAATAAGCAATGGGCTTTATGTCATTGAATTTGGCAATGAATGAATGTTTGATGATATCAATAGCCATTTCACAAATGTAAACCAGTAGAGCATTCTacaatgagaaaatatatatatctattagcAAACCAATAGGTTATGCAagagacattttttattttaaaaatcctttCAGCTAAACTTACAGAGAGGAAGCTTTCAAACCAGGGACCCTCAGCCTCTAGAATATTTTGAGCTAAAACAAAGAGGACAAATGCTGAAATGTGGAATCGCTCCACTGAATCTGGTAGGGAGCAATtgcataacaaaaattatatgagAACAAATGTGCAATAAGAGgcaataaaaacaattaaaagcaAAAGCCTATAAAACAACAAATCATTGTAGCAAAAGTTGCATTTATGAGCTCTCAACCATTTAGTCAAATATTAGTTACAAAAAATTCAATAAGGACATTATCCAGTGCATATCCTGTTCCCACAATTCTCATCACATCAAGTAATGATTCCTCAATTATAGAATATTAACAAGAATTTAATTCAAAACCTAACAATTGTAACCCTAGTACTAAAAGAAATATGCAAGTAGTCACAGCCACGCCTTAAAGGAATTATGTGGTCTTATGCTCACACCTGAAAAGGCTTACCACCCATTGAGTTATGGAGCACTAGATTCTCACAAGAAAActggttttcaaaatttatattttgaacttaaaaggtttttctttattttaacaCTTACCAATTATTCCACTGTTTGAGATATTAAAAAGGAATTGAGTGTGCAATTTACATCCTTGATCAAACTGCAATAGGGTGTATAGGTACAATATCAGCTAACAGAACCAAGAGTCAATATCGGATAAACGTGAATGATTTTTATGCATCCAATAAATTGGATAGTACCAATATCAGTGTCCAATTACATGAATATGTCTATTTATCAACACTTGAGGTGATGTTAAACTTAACAAGAGCCATTTGAATGAGGAAAGGTGACTTTATTTTAGTCATCAGAGAGTgttaaacattttcaaaagaTAAGACACTGCAAAGAACAATATCATCAATTTCTCAGGAAGGCTTCATGAGAAGAAGTATAGAAAAGCCAACTTACCATAGTATACGATGCTGTGGATGTTATCTTTACTAAAACGTTTAAACACGTTGCTTTTTATCTCAGCAAAGTTATTTGATACCAGCAAAGCCAGCAAAGCATTATTATGAGCAATGATACAAGTTGATAAAGTAATTGCCTGAGCTAATAAGATGAATGAATGAACAAGTATAAATAGTTAAGGAGCCAAATGTGAAGATAATCTAGATAACAATGATAAAGAATGAGGATCAGTGCCAGACTAAGGATATTGGAAGCAGCCACTGCTAATGCTTGGTCAGAAACGAATCTCCAGATCCAAAATCTCATGTTTTCTGGTGCAGAATTTGCAAGTCCCTCTGCAGTATTGAATAGAGTCTGCAACACATCTCCACCAAAGCTTTGGCACAgtttatcaaatatctgtgaCAGAGGTACAGAGAGCagcatatataaatttttagcCAGGTTCTGTGAAACAAAAGTACAGATTGATCAAGAGATATAGGAGAACCATCTATTCCAATTCATCACAGGTGATATAGAATCAGTATGTGGATAGTGGAAAATCATTTTACCACCAGAGAGGCAATCAGTGATTTTCTTTCAGGTCAATGTAGGACAACCTTCTCTAACAGGCGCTTATTAGGTGGCTTAGCAGACTATCAATTTCAAGTTTATGGTGACAATCTTTTGTTAATTATGGCTAGAAGAAGGTAAAAGGTTCTGGCCTTGAATAAGCATAAGGAGAAGGTTTTTAAACTAGGATACCATAACTTTTAGGCACTTGTTAGAAACTTTAATGCaagattatttaatttctaactTGCCACTAACTTTATTTATCCTGCTTTCACAAGGATTGATAATATACCTGTTTGCTAGTACATAGGCACTCAAAGCAATCTCTAATAGGGGAGCTACAAATTTTTAGTAATATAAGAATTGTTTAAGAACTTTTAGTAATTGGGAGGTGCTCCCTTTCAGGTATAAGAGGTCCAAAATTTAAGCGTGAGGCTTACCAGATACATGGTACTTGGGGAGAGGTGTATCTTTGATCTTCCATCTAGCAGGtctcaattttatatataaattaataaacaaattgCCACTAGTTTCATTTTGTAATCCCACTTCTATTAGGATcggtaattttttatattttgatttgggTTCAAGACATCTATGTTACTTTTAGGCTCCATTAGGAACTCAGAAACAACcaagggaaaaacaaaagaagggaAGAAATCTTAAATACTATTGTTTAGTTGTGATGGAAAAGTCGAAGTAATATGAAATATagtaaaaattgtttgaaaacttgaatattttcaaaccttTCGTTGTTTGTTTTGAAAAGTGAATAAAGTTTGACTTGGGGTGTGTTTGCTATGTGGAAATAAGAGTGAAACTAGCAtggaaatgaaattgaatcataATATCATGTGATTTTTATCTataattaatacatattttttttctaattaaaaaaaaaattcataataccATGTGCAAGGTAGGAATCAAAATCCTAGTAAGAGTGGGGTTTTGTTTTCATAACAACaaagtttctatttatattcttattttaaagaataatccAAATACATTAATGAATATGAAAtagatttggtttttcatttccattctttATTCTGATGCTCTGAACATGAAATTAgagtgaagaagaaaaatatttagcTCAAACTtgcctatttttctttcatttatttttcccttCCCTTGTCTacttcttcatattttcaaagaTTCAAATGGAGACCTACCAAGTTATTTTAGAGAGCTTTAGATCACTAGacaaaaaattcttaatatGGTATAAGGCTGATGATCATGTAATCCTTGTCAATTTAAACCAATTTGAGGTTTATAACATCAATCTTTTCTAGAAAAGAAAACACCCTCCACTATCAAAAATTATATGTTTATCtggttgaaaatttcaaatttaagaaaGTTGTTCATTTTAACTTGAATAACAGTCTTTTTGTTGCACACCCCTGTGAGTATATTATTTTCAGTTCTGGTATAAATTAATATAGTTCCTGTCTTCTTCAGAAATCATTCTAGTAATCCTCCTAATGTTCATTCATAGTAGTAAGGTAACACTATTCATTAAGCATTCCTCCTAAATATGTAACAGCAAGAATATACTATACATCAGTTGAAACTGAATGTTAGTTTCAGTTCTAACTTCAAAATGACTTCCTAGAAATCCAGCAAACAGTTAAGATGTTCCTCATACTTATTCATAGCTCAAAATCATGCAACTTAATTCCTCACCTCCAACACATTGTACACCACGTAGAGTTTCACTGTTCCTTGGCCACGAATCATGTGATATATAAGACTGATATCTGACGtaccaaaaaatcaaaaggaagTTAATATACTAAATTCCTAGACAAAATGGAAGCATATCATATCTGTGCTACCAAGCTATCAGACATCAGAATTAATGAAACAATAGAAGATGCAAagcatatatatttataaaaagcaCATTTCCTTACTATACCTGTTTGTGATAAAAGAGCAACTCCACAAGCCATcacaacaaaacaaccaaaatcAGACAACTCTGCTGCAGAAGGCCTCTTGAACTGCCTGCCACAAGTATGGTTAggttattttgtaaatattacaAGTCTCATGACTCAATCACACACTCAAATAATAGGTCATCAATTTCTCACATTCCTACTAGTAATGAACTCTTCCTCTATAAAGATTTTGACATACagaaagaaacaacaaataCTACCAGACTACCCAACCCAAATACACAAATAATTAGGGACGTCAGGGAATTCAAGCTATGGGTCCTTTCATTTAACATAAAGGAATGTCAATCCATTGCGACTCTTTTATTAAACATTCCAAAATCCAATTTCACactgtaaatatttaaaaaaactaccACAACCTATATCAAAATCATGGATTATTTCACAGGCCTCCACAACATTGTGAATGCAACCTGATATTGCCATCTTACAAGGTGACACTCTAGCTTGGCTAAGAAACAGGCTCCCTAACACACCACATGTTTATATATTGGAATGCAATATACAACCATTGTTAAGATCTACACGCTCAAATGCTGCTATCATATATGGATGCTAAAGGGCCATGCCATCATCATATTTCTTCAATTATTCAAAGACCATAACTTTTGCCACAACCTGCATCAAAGttctttcctcctttttttGTCAATAGGAGATCATCAAGTGGAATACAAACTAGATCACTACCCTATTGCACTGCAAGCAATCAAGGAATTGTTGTTCAGGAATTACTGAAGCATCCACGTCGAGCATCCTATACCCATTTGGATGACATTCATGTGTCTATCCTCAATATAAAGGAGGAAAAGAATGTCTGATTGCTTACTATCTTCAACAACCATTAAGCATCTCTAACTATTAGCAACTGATATCAATTTTTCACAAGTGCAAGACTCAAGAAAAACACAAACCCTTAGTGTCTCTCCAAAAAGTACAATTAAATTATCGACTTGCATGACACAGCTTCATCAACAACATAAACCACTTGCATTTTGAACTTCCTCTGAAATGAACATGGACTCAAGATCATGTTTACCCAACCACCCATCAGACCTATCAATGATTTCACATTTTTGCCTAGCATCCAGCTGGTATCAAAATGGAAATTAGTAGTGAGCATGGTAAGAGGATCCAACTGGCAGTTCAAGAAGTCAGAACTCACAAGTAGATTAACCTGCTATTACTACACCTTTTTAGCTATCAGACTGCTTCAGTCTCCAGATACAGAATTTGCAAACACACCATTCTCCAAATCGTCAGAGTTCAAATCCAAGGTTTGactaaaaataaacattttttgataggtaaagagtatacacggagtataccagggaacaaaagaacaaaaaacaacaagGCAACAAGTCTGTCCCTTACTTGGTAGCTAACCAGtctacaaaatcaatcaaagagaaagtgtgttcctctatatacaccctaccccaattcacaaaagcgtacaaaataaaaaaaccatgtCATACCTTCaaagaaaaagtataaaaaacaaGCTACTACTCAATATAGCAGCTTGATGACATCTTCAAATCCCTTATTTTTATCCTAAAATTCCCCTCATAGATCAAAACTAAAGATGTAAAGATATATTCCTGAACactccaaattaaatatttcacattaaaagatttttttgttCCATTTGTTAAGTTTCCACATTGAGAGCACAAGTGAGAGATTCCCACAGAACTATTGCACTAACCAAATAGCACTTGcatcaaaaaattcaaaatacttTGGAGAAAGATAACTAACCTTGCATTTAGAAGCCTCCAGAGTGCCATCAGAATCCTTGTCGGCATGATAGTTAGCAAAGATAGGAATGAATCCAAGCAGACAAAGAAGCCAACATCTATAAGCTGCAACAATTTTATCACCTTTTGAGAATCTCTATTGCAAGAATGAataaatgtgtgtgtgtgtgtgcgtgtgcAACCTCAAATACACTACTCAATCAGTAAATGGTATTCTATATAGGAATTTCCTCCCCAAACTTCAATGACACTTCATATACTTAAAAACAAAGAAGGGCAAAGATTAGCATAGTGGTACTATTCCTTGCACCATTGTGGCAAATAAAATAGGTCAAAACCCTGAGCTCCATAAAATATAGTCCAAATGAACTACCTAATGAATCAAACAAAACACCTATGCACAAGAATAATGGACCATTCATGCATCAGGTAAGTTAACTTTCTCCAGAAGGCTATGAAATTAGATGAAAGATTACCAGTTCACATCTCCATGGCAGCCGGAAGATGGTATCATATACTCTTTCCCGTTCTTTCTCATTGCCCAGAGTTGTTGTGCTTTGTAATGAATTTCCACTGTACATTTCTTCCATAAAATACTTCAATGGGGACTTCTCCAAAGAAGAGGAGTCTGACATCAAAATGTATAATCAACAGTGAATGATgaaatatgagagaaaattaacatttgtGTTAAAAGAGGAAAACAAAGCCAAATATATGGGATATATAAAGGATATGTTCTCTCAAACTATCCATTTTGGTTGATAAGAACTTgtgggaaaacaaaaaaaaatcttagaattttcatttttgggacCAAACCAGAAAAAGTGTACGTTCACTTAACTATCCTTAACACAACTATTGGCTTAGATTAGTTGAGCTATTCATCTTTGAGGAACAAAAGAtgcataaaatagaagaaacaatacttttattttatttttttacttttgctATTTTGGAACAAATAAATGAAGAGCTTAATTTTATACTcttatttcataaataaaaaataaataaaaatagaaatcagGACACATTTGGTTGGTACTTCTTTACTAGAGGCATGATCTTATGAGGACATGACTTCAATGTATTACACACAGGATTTGAAGGTGCATATTCATCATTCCCCACAGAGCCAATAGATAAATTTGAG is a genomic window of Vitis riparia cultivar Riparia Gloire de Montpellier isolate 1030 chromosome 1, EGFV_Vit.rip_1.0, whole genome shotgun sequence containing:
- the LOC117921671 gene encoding protein POLLEN DEFECTIVE IN GUIDANCE 1 isoform X1 → MDLRRGGRKLSFEILSASNSIEDEETLSYRSNSDPIHEDAGVSPSESRTNRRKRKNKGSKKKKKTITCPIDEDPVTDKGIDSVFDDPARVVFENGSCPNGFDVNYQNYSMQSVVTVLEESVRTVLQVPESEFQNLRGDGHLVAELRQRSVNGSGGGEEVAGSQVDVNVAEESGIEVSSSGKQRGEPNGGIVKQLDSAESLDWKRFMVEDPTYSSSLEKSPLKYFMEEMYSGNSLQSTTTLGNEKERERVYDTIFRLPWRCELLIDVGFFVCLDSFLSLLTIMPTRILMALWRLLNARQFKRPSAAELSDFGCFVVMACGVALLSQTDISLIYHMIRGQGTVKLYVVYNVLEIFDKLCQSFGGDVLQTLFNTAEGLANSAPENMRFWIWRFVSDQALAVAASIVHSFILLAQAITLSTCIIAHNNALLALLVSNNFAEIKSNVFKRFSKDNIHSIVYYDSVERFHISAFVLFVLAQNILEAEGPWFESFLSNALLVYICEMAIDIIKHSFIAKFNDIKPIAYSEFLEDLCKQTLNIQTDGGKKSLTFIPLAPACVVIRVLTPVYAAHLPCNPLRWRVFGILLLSAMTYVMLASLKMMIGLALRKHATWYVNRCRKRKHHLHSD
- the LOC117921671 gene encoding protein POLLEN DEFECTIVE IN GUIDANCE 1 isoform X2 yields the protein MDLRRGGRKLSFEILSASNSIEDEETLSYRSNSDPIHEDAGVSPSESRTNRRKRKNKGSKKKKKTITCPIDEDPVTDKGIDSVFDDPARVVFENGSCPNGFDVNYQNYSMQSVVTVLEESVRTVLQVPESEFQNLRGDGHLVAELRQRSVNGSGGGEEVAGSQVDVNVAEESGIEVSSSGKQRGEPNGGIVKQLDSAESLDWKRFMVEDPTYSSSLEKSPLKYFMEEMYSGNSLQSTTTLGNEKERERVYDTIFRLPWRCELLIDVGFFVCLDSFLSLLTIMPTRILMALWRLLNARQFKRPSAAELSDFGCFVVMACGVALLSQTDISLIYHMIRGQGTVKLYVVYNVLEIFDKLCQSFGGDVLQTLFNTAEGLANSAPENMRFWIWRFVSDQALAVAASIVHSFILLAQAITLSTCIIAHNNALLALLVSNNFAEIKSNVFKRFSKDNIHSIVYYDSVERFHISAFVLFVLAQNILEAEGPWFESFLSNALLVYICEMAIDIIKHSFIAKFNDIKPIAYSEFLEDLCKQTLNIQTDGGKKSLTFIPLAPACVRNFLMNEGTEVRNMLCVEENGVYKWLYIHQNWQI